TGCCCATCGCGCTGGGTGTCCGGCCCGCCGCGACGCCGACCTGGTGGGGATTGACCCTGGCGGTGATCGGCGGGCTCGTCGCAACCTACGCGGGGGCGCTCTGCACCGGCTACCTGAGCGGCGTGTACAACCGGATCTGCGCGGGCTTCAACGGTCTGGTGCTCGGCTGCCTGCTGGTGGCGGGCACGGCCGTGGCGGCCATCAGCGGCGCGGCGTCGGCGGCGATGGCGGGCCTATTCCCGCTGACCCGCTTCGTCACGCCCAACACCGTGACGCCGGAGGCGATGGGCTCGGCGTGGGGCTTCATCATCGCGGCGATCCTGGTCGTGGCCGTCGGCTACTCCGGCGCGCTGCAGGGCGAGCAGTTGCGCGAAGCGCAGATCGACAGGGAGCACGGCATCGGCAGGTAAGGTCGACCCTACAACGCGAAAGTGCCGGCCAGATCCTCGGCGAGGCGCAGGTCGGGCTTGGCGCCCAGCTTGGCGAAGGTGGCGACGGCCTCCTTGAAGAGGCGGTTGGCGCTACCTTCGTCGCCGCGCAGGCGCTCGACCTTCGCCTGCGTCAGCTTTGCGCGTCCCAGCTCCAGCGGCGAGTTGAGCGCGCCGAGCAGGCCCACGGCCTTCTCGATCGCCGCGTGCGCGCCGTCCTTGAAGCCGTCGGCCACGAGCAACTCGGCCTTGAGCCGGTTGACGACCGCCAGCGCCAGGCGGTTCTGGGTGGCTTCGGCGACCTTGAGGGCGCGCTGCATGTGGCCCAGGCCCTCGTCCTCGCGCCCCGCGGCCAGGGCGACGCGCGCCATCGCCGCATAGGCGTCGGCCTGTTGCTCGACCGCGGCGATCTCCTCGAAGATCTGCAAGCCGTCCTTGAGGTAGGCGAGCGCTTCCTCGAAACGCTCGGCGGCCGCGGACGTGTTGCCCAGGGCGATCAGCGCCCGGCCTTCGCCCAGGGTGCCGCCGATGCGGCGGAAGATGTCCAGCGCCGCTCGCTGCAGGCGCTCGGCCGTGCTGATCTCGCCGAACGCCGCGTAGATGTCTCCCAGGTGCGCCTGCGCCTCGCCCAGGTGCAGGAGGTCGCCGGCGCGGGTGTAAAGCTGCATGGCCTCTTCGAGCAGCGACGCCGCCCGGTGCCAGTCGCCCAGCACGACGTAGACATTGCCCATCGCGCTCTTCGAGGAGGCGATGCCGAACAGGTCCTGGAGCTCTTCGCGCACCCCCAGGGCGGTCGCGTGCTCGCCCAGGGCCTCGTCCCACTCGCTCTGCGCGAAGTGCGCGCTGCCCAGCAACTCGTGCGCCTGGGCCAGCTCGCGCGTCCGGGAGCCGCTCAGCCTGCCGAGGGCCTCCCTGGCCAGGCCGCGCGCCTCGCCGATCTCGCCCTGGGTCATGAGCAGGCCCGCGGTCGCCAGCAGCAGCCGGGCAGAGCTATTCGGCGCGGCAGGGGAGGAAGCGCCGGCCAGCAGGGACGTGGCCTCGCGGTAGCGCTTGAGCGCGGCCTTGAGCTCGCCCTTGCGCTCCAGAACCTCGCCCGCCAGGCGGTGCAATTCCGCCCGCGGTTCGTCCTCCAGGGTCAGGCGCAGGGCCTCCTCGAGATGCTCGAAGGCGCTCGGGAAGTCCCCCATCACGGTCTCGACCTCGGCGAGCGATCGCAGGAGCTTGCGCCGATCGACCACGGCCTGGGCGGCTGGATCGGCTGCCAGGCGCAAGGCATGGCGGAAGGAGACCAGCGCCTCCTTGTTGGCGAACCGGCGGCGCGACTGCTCGCCCGCCACCGCGAGGTAGCGGACGGCCCGGGCGGGATCGCCTCCCTGGTAGAAGTGACGGGCGAGGATGCCGGAGGAGGGCTCCCACTGGTCCCCCAGCAACTGCTCGAGGGCCGCCCCCACGCGCCTGTGCATCTCGCGCCGGGTGGCCTGCAAGAGCGACTGGTAGGCCACCTCCTGCGTCGTGGAGTGGTCGAACGCGAACTCGCCGTTCTGCTTCCGGTGGATCAACGTCATCTTGACCAGTTGCTCGAGGCCCTGATCGACCTCGGAGCCGCCCAGTACCTGCGACAGGACCCGCGGGTGGAACGACCGGCCAATCACGGCGGCGGCGGAGATCAAGCTCTTGAGGTCGTCAGGCAGCCGATCCAGGCGGCTCGTGACCACGCGGCTGATGGTGTCGGGCAGCTGGAGCTCGCCGATCGGTTTGGCCAGGACCCACTGGTTGTCCTTCTTGGCCAGGATGCCCTGGTCGGTGATGCTCATGACCAGCGCGGTCAGGAAGAGGGGGTTGCCCTCGGCGCGGGTCAGGACGGCGTCCGCCACGCCCCGGATGTCGGCCGGCCAGGCGTCGGGCTCTAACCCGATACCCACCAGGGCTCCGAAAAGCTGGCGCGCGTCCTGCTGCGGCAGGGGGTTGAGGAAGACCTTCGTGAGATCTATCTTGCCGCCGAAGCGCACGAAGCGGGCATCTTCGCGAGGGCGATACTGGCACAGGATGAGCAGGGCGATCGCCTCGTGGGCGTTTGCCGCCAGATAGTCCACCAGCGACGCGATCCACTCGACCGACGCCTCGTCGGCCCAGTGCAGGTCCTCGATCGAGACCAGGACGGTGTAGCGCTTGGCCATGGCCACCAGCAGCTCGTTGAAGGCCAGGAAGGCCGCGATGCGCTTTTGCTGCGGCGACAGGTGCGTGACCTCGGGGTGCAGGATTTCCGCGCCCATCAGGTGGGCCAGGAGCGCCGCCCGGCGGCCGGCGTCCTGGGGCCAGTAGGTCTCGGCCACGTTGCGGGCTTCCTCGCCGATGTCGTGCGAGCTGGTCCCGGGGGAGATGCCCATGTACTGCGCGAGCATGGAGCCCACGACCGCGTACGAGGTCTCCTGCTGGTACGACAGGCCGCGGCCCTTGAGCAGGAGGCCCACCCCGTACGTCGTGAAGTAGTGGACGAACTCGCGGACCATGCGGCTCTTGCCGATGCCCGCCTCGCCGACCACGTTGACCAGTTGCGGGCGGCCGCCGGACGCGGCTTCGAGGCACTGGTGCAGCCGCGAAAGCTCCTCGCGGCGTCCC
This sequence is a window from Candidatus Tanganyikabacteria bacterium. Protein-coding genes within it:
- a CDS encoding tetratricopeptide repeat protein produces the protein MTSTTCPACGGALAPFAKFCSNCGSQVALACPTCQGAVEAEQKFCIHCGGALPTGSDGPEQAAGDPAAPADAAAGAQAPAIRRTMSAPLGDRRIVTVLFADVQGLEGLQQSLDPEEVTDITNALFKQLSDLIYKYGGTIDKYLSDGLMALFGAPTAHEDDPERAVMAAYELIEKARVLTDKLVARTGVRLSLRCGLHTGLVVAGEVGGDAKKDYTVMGDTVNLAQRVKANAKADQVLVTVETFRLTQMLFSYNALPPIQVKGREELVHPYELIGPREEEGSGGRERTNLVGRREELSRLHQCLEAASGGRPQLVNVVGEAGIGKSRMVREFVHYFTTYGVGLLLKGRGLSYQQETSYAVVGSMLAQYMGISPGTSSHDIGEEARNVAETYWPQDAGRRAALLAHLMGAEILHPEVTHLSPQQKRIAAFLAFNELLVAMAKRYTVLVSIEDLHWADEASVEWIASLVDYLAANAHEAIALLILCQYRPREDARFVRFGGKIDLTKVFLNPLPQQDARQLFGALVGIGLEPDAWPADIRGVADAVLTRAEGNPLFLTALVMSITDQGILAKKDNQWVLAKPIGELQLPDTISRVVTSRLDRLPDDLKSLISAAAVIGRSFHPRVLSQVLGGSEVDQGLEQLVKMTLIHRKQNGEFAFDHSTTQEVAYQSLLQATRREMHRRVGAALEQLLGDQWEPSSGILARHFYQGGDPARAVRYLAVAGEQSRRRFANKEALVSFRHALRLAADPAAQAVVDRRKLLRSLAEVETVMGDFPSAFEHLEEALRLTLEDEPRAELHRLAGEVLERKGELKAALKRYREATSLLAGASSPAAPNSSARLLLATAGLLMTQGEIGEARGLAREALGRLSGSRTRELAQAHELLGSAHFAQSEWDEALGEHATALGVREELQDLFGIASSKSAMGNVYVVLGDWHRAASLLEEAMQLYTRAGDLLHLGEAQAHLGDIYAAFGEISTAERLQRAALDIFRRIGGTLGEGRALIALGNTSAAAERFEEALAYLKDGLQIFEEIAAVEQQADAYAAMARVALAAGREDEGLGHMQRALKVAEATQNRLALAVVNRLKAELLVADGFKDGAHAAIEKAVGLLGALNSPLELGRAKLTQAKVERLRGDEGSANRLFKEAVATFAKLGAKPDLRLAEDLAGTFAL